A segment of the Methanomassiliicoccaceae archaeon DOK genome:
ATCCGTGAGGGAGGCCAGGGGGGACCTGCGCGGCGCCGTCAGGGCGCTGGACCGTGCGGCGGAGCTAGACCGTGCGGACACCTATCCTATGGTGAGGAAGGCAGTGATGCTGTCCAACCAGGGAAGGCACGCCGAGGCACTCCGCATCCTGGGATACGCCGCGCGCATGGAGCCGGACAACGCCTCGATCAGGGACGAGATGGAGCGGGTGCGCCGTGAGATGGACTCCTATGTTCCGGAAGCGCCGGAGACAGCGGACCGGAACGAACCCGAGCCGGTCCCGGTTGTCCCGGCCGCCGAGCACAGTCACGACAGGGAAGTGCAGGAGGTGACGCTTGAGTCGTTCGTCGAGACAGAGCCGGATGCGCCTGTCCCGGCAGAGGAGGTCGGTAAGCACACGGTGCCGATGTCGGAGGAGGTCGGGTCCGAGCCCATCCCGGAGCCGGAGCCCATCCCGGAGCCCTCCGAGGAGCCTGTCACGGACCAGGAGCCGGAACCAGAGCCGGAATCCGAACCCGAACCGGAACCCGAACCGGAGGTCCAAAGGGCGCCCGCCCTGGATGTGGATGCCCTGTACTCCACGGCATTCTCGTTGGAGGAGGCAGGTGACCACAGAGGCGCGACACGCATCCTGGACAGGATCCTGTCCGCCGATCCGGACAACACAGATGCACTCAAGCTTAGGGCCGAGATAGCCGTCAGAACAGGCGACCTCGATTCCGCGGTCACACTGGCGGGGAAAGCCGCCGGGCTGTCACCGGACGACCCCGACCCGTACAGGATCATGGGCGAGGCGAAGATGGCCAAGGGCGACCTAGGTGGCGCCCTCTCGGATCTGGACACCGCCGTGTCCATGGGGGCCGACGACGCCGATGTGCATGCGGCGAGGGGCGAGGTCCTGGAGAGGATGGGGGTCCTGGACAGGGCGTCCGAGTGCTATTCCGCCGCCGTATCCAGGGATCCGAGCAGGTTGGACCTGGCGGAGCGGCTCGCACGCATGATGTACGCCCGCAAGGAGGCGATCGCCGCGGACGGGATGCTGAACCGCATCCTGAGGAGGGACCCGAGACGCATGTCGGCCATCCTTCTGAAGGCGGAGATCGCCAACGCCAGGAAGGACGACAAGTCGTTGATGGCGGCGTACGACTACTTCGTCAAATGCCCGAACCCCGGACCGGAGAACACGGTCCGCATGGTCAGGATACTGGAGGAGTCCGGGCACCAGGCCGAGGCCAAGGGCCTGGTCGTGGGCAGACCGCAGAAGGATGTCGCCGACAACTCGGTCAAGAGATATGCTGAGAAGGCTCTTCGCCGTGCGTTCTCCATGAAGGTGTCGCCGACGGACCCGGATCTGATAAACGCCCTGGGACTGGACCAGGAGTCCGCCGCGGAGGTCACGGCGTATCTGGCGGAGCAGCCCGACTACGGGTCGATAAATCCAGGGAGCGAATCCTTCGGGAGGATGGAGTCCCTTTCCAGGGACGCGGTGATGAAGCTGGACTGGAGGGATCTGGAGCACAATCCCAGGCTGCCTCTCGAGAGGGTGTTCGTGCAGTGCGGCTGCAAGGACGCCGACTCCGCCAAGGAGATCGTCGCCTACGTCCTGAGGGCGATGCTGGCCGATCCCGGGAGGAACGCGGACCCGAGGCTCTCGGACATGTCGATGCGCCTGCCCAAGGGCATCACCGTCTATGAGATAATGCGCGAGTGCGGGGTCGGGGTGTACGAGGCGAGGGTCGTCCAGAGCCTGATCGTCTGATCAGTAGTCCCTCATCTCGGACTTCATGAACTCCCTCATGAGGCACGTGGCGTAGTTGCCCTTGGGAAGGGAGAACCTCAGCGTGTAGCCGTCGTCGCGGAACTCGCTGGCTATGTCCTTCACAGGGCACATGAGCTCCCTCCTGCCGCCCTTGGAACTGCATTTCGGCAGCCCGGGGATGACGAAGTCCTGGGCCTCGAGGCCGTTGTCCTCGATGACCTTCCTCTCGATCTCCCCCATCTCGCCCTCGGCGAGAACGGTCTCCGATCCGAAGAGGGCCCCGGTCACGAACGCGCGTCCCGCGCGGACCTGCCTGGCGACGAGGTCGACGTTCTTCGAAGTCGTCATGACGGGGTTCTCGTGCTGAGGTGCGCCCTTGGGGTCCAGCGGGATGACCACATCCCCCTCGACGGGCATGTTTATCGGCAGACCCCTCTGGATCCTCAGGCTGAGCATCTCGTTGAAAAGGTATGACTGGTAGGCGTGGACGAACATCATCTGGAGGTTCGTGGGCATCGCGTCGATCGCATCCACCCAGCTGCCGCCCCCGGCGAGCACCTGGGCCATAGTCTTCTCGAACGACATGGGCTCGGGCATGACCCTTGCAGCCGCGGACCAGTCCGTGGTCCCCTCCAGGGATCCGCGGATCTCCTGGAGCCCCTCGTCCTCCTCTGGGGTCGTGAAGCACACGTACGTCCTCACGGCGCCCTCTATGTCGCCCCTGACCAGTCTCTCGCCGACCAGATGTGTGACGGGCCTGACGACTCCGAACCTCTGGACCCCGAAGTAGTTGGGGAATCCGCCTGTCCTCTTTATGACGGATATGTCCTCGGCGACCGTCTCGGGTATGCGGGCGGGATCCATCGTGCAGTCCTTGACGGTGATCTCGAACTCGTTCCCTATGAGGTCCCCGATCTGGATGGCCCTGCTGCCCCTGTACGCGTCCCTTATCTCCACATCCTTGAGGTCCACCTTGGCGAGATCCTCCGGAGGGCACTTGAACGACATGAGCTGTGTCGTGACGGCGCGCTTGTCCTTGGTCCCGGCGAAGCCGATCCTCTCCCTGGACATGCCCATGCTGCGGGCCATGATCCTGACGAGGCGGTTGGTCTCCCAGTTGCGGCTGACGACGGTAGCTATCGTGTAGTCTCCGTTCTCCTTGGCCCTGG
Coding sequences within it:
- the truD gene encoding tRNA pseudouridine(13) synthase TruD; the protein is MRCYLCPAEGTGGHLKTLPEDFVVTEISDPPRAKENGDYTIATVVSRNWETNRLVRIMARSMGMSRERIGFAGTKDKRAVTTQLMSFKCPPEDLAKVDLKDVEIRDAYRGSRAIQIGDLIGNEFEITVKDCTMDPARIPETVAEDISVIKRTGGFPNYFGVQRFGVVRPVTHLVGERLVRGDIEGAVRTYVCFTTPEEDEGLQEIRGSLEGTTDWSAAARVMPEPMSFEKTMAQVLAGGGSWVDAIDAMPTNLQMMFVHAYQSYLFNEMLSLRIQRGLPINMPVEGDVVIPLDPKGAPQHENPVMTTSKNVDLVARQVRAGRAFVTGALFGSETVLAEGEMGEIERKVIEDNGLEAQDFVIPGLPKCSSKGGRRELMCPVKDIASEFRDDGYTLRFSLPKGNYATCLMREFMKSEMRDY